From the Anaeromyxobacter dehalogenans 2CP-1 genome, the window CCTGCTCTGGCTCGCGAACTTCGCGAACATGATCGTCATCTACGCGGTGGCGAGCTGGCTGCCCACGCTCGTGCGCGAGGCGGGCTTCTCCACCGCGACCGCGGTCTGGGCCGGCACCGCGGTGCAGCTCGGCGGGCTCGTCGGCACGGTGGTGCTGGGCCTCGTGCTCCAGCGGCTCGGCTTCGTGCCGGTGCTGGCGAGCTGCTTCGCGACGGCCGCGGCGTGCCTGCTCGTGCTGGGCCGCCCCGGCCTCCCGCTCCCGGCGCTCCTCACCGTCGCGTTCGTGGTGGGCTGGGCGGTGCAGGGCGGCCAGCCCGGCCTCAACGCGCTCGCCGCCACGTTCTACCCGACCGACCTCCGCTCCACCGGCATCGGCGCCGGGCTCGGCGTGGGCCGGCTGGGCGGCTTCCTCGGCCCGCTGGTGGCGGGCGCGATCCTGGCGCGCGGCGGCGGCGCGCAGGGCGTGTTCCAGGCCGCCGCGGTGCCGGCGGTCGCCTCCGCGCTCGTCATGCTCGCGCTGCGCCGGGCGGCCCCGGGCGTGGGCGCGCGCGCGCCGGAAGGCCACGCGCCGGCCGCCGGACGATGAAGGCGCTTCCCGGCGCCTCCGCTCCCGGCTCGGTGGATTCACGGTGAGTGGATCCCGGCCCAGCGCAGCGCCTTCGCCGCGGCCGGCGATGTCCGCCGCGGGTGCTAGCCTCGGGGCGTACGGGCGCGCCGCATGCGCCCGGGGGAGCCCCGATGAACGCCCTCGTCCCGATCCTCGTCGCCGCGCTCGCGGTCGCCGCCGCGGTGGCGGCGCTGGTGGCGCTGGTGCCGCCGCGCGTGGCCGCGACGGTGCGCGCGCTGCTCGCCGACCGGCTCGACGCGGTCGAGCGCGCGCAGGAGCGGCTGGAGCGGACGCTGCGCGAGGAGCTGGGGCGCGGGCGCGCCGAGGCGGCGCAGGGGACGCAGCGGCTCCGCGAGGAGGTCCGCGCCTCGCTGGGCGAGTCGCTCGGCCGGATGGGCGAGGCCACCGAGCGCCGGCTCGACGCGCTGCGCGCCACGGTGGAGCAGCGGCTGAAGGTGCTGCAGGAGGAGAACGGCGCGCGCCTCGAGCAGATGCGCGCCACCGTGGACGAGAAGCTGCAGGGCACGCTCGAGAAGCGCCTGGGCGAGTCGTTCCGGCTGGTGAGCGAGCGCCTCGAGGCGGTGCAGCGCGGCCTGGGCGAGATGCAGACGCTCGCGAACGGGGTGGGCGACCTGAAGCGCGTGCTCGCGAACGTGAAGGTGCGCGGCACGTTCGGCGAGGTGCAGCTCGAGGCGCTGCTCGAGCAGCTCCTCGCGCCGGAGCAGCTCGCGAAGAACGTCGCTACGCGCCCCGGCTCGGGGGAGCGGGTCGAGTTCGCGATCCGGCTCCCCGGCCACGACGGGGCGCGCACCGAGGTGCTGCTGCCCATCGACGCGAAGTTCCCCATCGAGGACTACCAGCGCCTGGTGGACGCGTCGGAGCGCGGCGACGCCGCCCGCGTCGAGGAGGTGAGCCGCGCGCTGGAGGTGCGCGTCCGCGGCTGCGCCCGCGACATCCACGACAAGTACATCGCGCCGCCCGGCACCACCGACTTCGCGCTGCTGTACCTGCCCACCGAGGGGCTCTACGCCGAGGTGGTCCGCCGCCCCGGCCTCACCGAGGCGCTGCAGCGCGACCTCCAGGTGGTGGTGGCCGGGCCGACCACGCTCGCCGCGCTGCTCAACAGCCTGCAGATGGGCTTCCGCACGCTCGCCATCCAGAAGCGCTCGAGCGAGGTGTGGCAGGTGCTCGGCGCGGTGAAGACCGAGTTCGGCAAGTTCGGGCAGGTGATCGAGAAGGTGGACCGGAAGCTCCAGGAGGCCTCCACCACGCTCGGCACGGTCGCGACGCGCAGCCGCGCCATCCAGCGGCGGCTCCGCGACGTGGAGGCGCTCCCGGCCGTCGACGCCGCGGCGCACCTGCCCGCGATCGACCCCGCGCTCGAGCCGGTGGAGGACGACGTGCCGGCGTAGGCCGGCCCCTGTCCACCCGCGCGCGACGATGTCCCCATGCCGGCCGCGTCCACGCCGCGCCTGATACGCACCCTCGGTCACGCGCTCGTCCGCGGACGCTCCGCGCGGATCCGCGTCGCGGACGGGCTGCCCGCCGGCGCGGCGCCGCACGGGCCGGTGGACGTGCTCGCGCTCGCGTTCGACGGTGCGTGGCGCGTGGCCGCCCGGGAGCGCCCCGCCACGCTGCGCGTCCTCGCGCTCGACCGCATCGCCGCAGCCCGCGCGACCTGCCGCCGCGCCGGCCCACCGCCGCCGGACTTCGACCCGCTCGACTTCACGCGCTGCGCCTGGCTCGACGGGAGCGGCCCGGCCCGCACCGTCACCGTGCGGCTCCCCGCCGCGCTCGCCCCGCTCGCGCCGGCGCTGCTGCCCGGCGCCCGCTGCGTCCCCGGATCCGGGGACGGTGCCGTGCTCTGCCACGTGCGCACCTCGCGCCCGGACCTGCTCTCGGCGCTCACCGCCTCCCTCGGCGCCGGCCCCGCGCTAGACTGCGAGTCCATGCCGACCGCAACGACCCGGCCGCCCGCGGCCCGGACGAGCGCCCAGGCCCGGCTGCTCGGCCTCGCCACCTTCATCCTGGCGCAGCCCGGCCCGGTGTCGCGCCGGCGCATCTACGAGGCGTTCCCGGACGACTACGCCGGGAGCGCCGACGCGAAGGAGAAGAAGTTCTCGCGCGACAAGCGCGACCTCGAGCGGCTCGGCTTCGTGCTCGACCGCGAGGACGTGCCGGGCGGCGACGACCAGGTCGGCTACTTCATCGACCCGCGCGCCTCGGCGCTGCCGCCGCTGGAGCTCGCGCCGGAGGAGGCCGCGGTGGTGTGGACCGCGGGCGTGTCGGCGCTGCGCGCCTCGGATCACCCGCTACGCGACGAGCTGGAGAGCGCGCTGCGCAAGCTCCTGGTGGGCGCGAAGGGGCTCCCGCCGCGCGCCGCGGCCGTGGAGGAGCTGGCGGCGGACGGCGCGCCGGCCTCGGGCGCGCTGCTCGACAAGCTGGTGGACGCGTGGGAGCGCCGCCGCACCGTGACGCTCGAGTACCTGCGCATCGCCACCGGCGAGGTGGTCCGGCGCGACGTGGACGTGTACGGCTGGGGCCGCCGCCGGGGCGAGTGGATCTTCGCCGGCCACTGCCACCTGCGCGACGCCGAGCGCGTGTTCTACCTCTCGCGCGTGCGCGCGCTGAAGGTGAACGCGCGCCGGCGCGACCCGTACCGGATCCCGGCGACCTTCGACGTCCGGCGCTGGACCCGCCAGCAGATCTGGGACTACGACGTCCACCCGCCGCGCGAGGCGGTGATCCGCTTCCGCGGCTCGCTGGCGCGCGTGGCCGGCCAGCTCCTGCCCGCGGCGCGGCTGCGCCCCGACGCGGAGGGTGGGCGGGTGGCGCGGCTCGAGGTGCGGAACCTGCGCGGCCTGGTGCGCCAGGCGCTGGCCTGGGGTCCCGAGGCGGAGCTGCTCGAGCCGGCCGAGGGCCGGGCCATGGCGCGCGAGATGCTCGCCACGCTCGCCGCCGCGCTGGACGGGAGGTCGCCGTGAGCGAGCCGTATCTCAGGTCGCTCCGGCGGCTGCTCCTGCTGGTCCCGGTGGCGGTGCGCGCCGCGCGGCAGGGGCGCGGCGTCCCGCTCGATCGCGCCGTCGAGGTGACCGGCGCGCGCAGCGTGGCCGAGCTGGCCGCGGACGTCGAGAGCATCCGCTCGCTGTGGGTCGATCCGGAGCGCGCCGAGGACCTGGTCTCGCTGTACGTCGAGGACGGCGAGGTTCACCTCGTGTACGCGCACGAGCTGGGCCGGCCGGTGGCGCTGTCGCTCTCCGAGGGCGCGGTGCTGCTCGCCGCGCTCGCGCCGTTCGAGGAGACCGCCGGCAAGCCGGTGCGCGAGGCCAGCCGCAAGCTGCGCAAGGCCATCCCCGAGCCGCTCCGCCCCGAGGCCGAGCAGCTGGTGCGCGGCCTCGACGTGGTGCTCGCGCCCACCGGGCCCTGGGCCGGCGCGCTCGAGCAGGCCATCGCCGCGCGCGTCGAGGTGGTGCTCGACTACCGCGCGGTCGGCGACGGGGCGGTGGCGCGCCGCACGGTGGAGCCGCGCGCGCTGTTCCACCGCGACGGCCAGTGGTACCTGGCCGCCTGGAACGTGGAGAAGGCGCACGAGCACCTGTACCGGCTCGACCGGATCGCCGCGGTGACCACCGGGGCGCGGGTCTTCGGCCCGCACCGCGTCTCCCTGGCCCGCTACGCGGGGCGGCTCTACTTCGAGTCCGGCGCGGAGCGCGAGGTGACGCTCCGGCTCACCGGCGTGGCGGCCCGGGTGGCGCGCTCGAACCCGGCGCTGCGCATCCGCGAGCGCGACGACGGCTCGGTGTCGCTCGCGCAGCGGGTCACGCCCGGCAACTACCTCGCCGGCGCGGTGCTGGGCTGGGGCGGCGAGGCGACCGTGGAGGGCCCGCCGGACGTCCGCGAGGCGCTCCGGGCGCGGGTGGCCGAGCTGGCGGCGCGCTACGCCGGCTAGGCCGGCGGCAGCGTCGCCAGCGCCTCCTCGATCCGCGCGCGCACCAGGTCGCGGAGCTTCGGCGCGTCCTCCGGCTTCAGGCCCTCGACGCTCACCGGCGCGAGGATCCGCGCGGTCCCGCGGCAGGGGCGCACCCACGGGCCGCCCTTCGGCATGCCGTGCGCCGTGCCGGACACCGCCACCGGCAGCACCGGGACGCCCGCCTCGATGGCCAGGCGGAACGCGCCGGACTTGAACGGGAGCATGCGCCCCTTGGCGCTGCGCGTGCCCTCCGGGAACATCATCACGTTCATGCCGCGCGCGAGGTAGCCCTTCGCCTTGCCGAGCGCCTCGCCGCCGCTCTCCGCGTCGCCGCGGCGCACCGGGATGTCGCCCGTCATGCGCAGCATGGTGCCGACCCAGGGGATCTTGAACAGCTCCTCCTTGGCGACCCACTTCATCTCCCGCGGCATCCGCGAGAGCAGCAGGATGTCGAGCATCGACTGGTGGTTCGCGACCACCACGTACGGGCCGGCACCGGGCCAGCGGCCCTCGAGCTTGAGCCGCCAGGGCGGGAACGTCTTGGTGATGGCGACGCCCACGAAGCGCAGGAAGCGGCCGGCCACCACGCGGTTCCGGTCGAACGCGACGGTGAGCGCGAGGAGCACCGCCTGGATCGGCAGCGCCAGGGCGAGGATCAGGAGGACGAAGACGTAGCCGACGGCGGCGATCGGCACGTAGAGGGAGCGCGAGAGCTGGGGCACGGAGACCGCATCCTGCCGGGCGGACGTCATCGGATGGTCACCGGGCCGGAGAGATGCCCGCCGGCGCGGGCGGACGGCGGGGACGGGCGGGCCAGCTTCGGCCGGGCCAGGTGGTGGTCCGTGCGCGACTGGAACACCGCCGCGGCGGCCAGCACGCGCGCCTCCTCCAGCGGCGCGCCCACGAGCTGCATCGACACCGGCAGCCCGTCCACGAGGCCCATGGGCAGCGCCACCGCCGGCAGGCCGGCCAGGTTGCCGGCCGCGCCGAGGAGGTCCGGGAACGCGAACATCGCGTCGAAGTTCTCGGTCACGCGCGGCGGCGGGTACGGGAGGTTCGGCGCGAGCACGAGATCGTACCGCGCGAAGAAGCCGGCCAGCGCGCGCTGCACCTCGCCGCGCACGCGCATGGCGCGGACGTAGTCGGACGGGTTGCCCTTCGGCAGGTAGTCGTCCGGCTTGCGGGTGGCGTGGGAGCGGTCGGCGAGCTCGCGGGTGCGGCCGGAGCGGATCAGCTCCTCGAACGCGGTGGCCGCCTCCGCCTCGATGAAGAACGACGCGAGCGGCTCGTAGGGCAGGTCGGGCAGCGCCGCCGGGGTGAGGATGGCGCCGGCGTCGCGCAGCACCGCCTGTGCCGCCTCGTACGCGGCGCGCGCGCCGGGCGCGACCGCCGGCTTCTCCGGGAACCCGAGCACCGCGACGCGCAGGCCGCGCGGGATCCCGCCCCGGACCTTGCCGTTGCCGAGCCCCGGCGGCGGCGCGATCGAGGTCGGGTCGCGCGGGTCGACGCCGGAGAGCACGCCGAGCACGAGCGCGCAGTCCTCCGCGGTCCGCGCCATGGGGCCGAGCTTGTCGAGCGTGTACGAGAGCGCCATGGCGCCGGCGCGGGAGAGCACGCCGTACGTGGGACGCAGGCCGGTGACGCCGCAGAACGCGGCCGGACAGGTGATGGAGCCCCAGGTCTCCGAGCCGATCGCGAACGGCACCAGCCCGGCGGCCACGGCGGCGCCCGCCCCGGAGGACGAGCCGCCCGCCCAGCGCGTCGGATCCCAGGGCGTGCGGCAGGGCCCGTTCAGCGCCGCCTCGCCGGTGTGGTAGCCGAGGCCGCCGGCCAGCTCGATCATGGACAGCTTCCCGAGCAGCACGCCGCCCGCCTCGGCGAGCCGCCGGGCGACGGTCGCGTCGCGCTCGGGCGCCCGGTCCGCGTACGGGCGCGCGCCGAACGTCGTCCGGATCCCGGCGGTGTCCACCAGGTCCTTCAGGCCGTAGGGGACGCCGTGGAGCGGCCCGCGCCAGCGGCCGGCGACGAGGTCGGCCTCGGCGGCGCGCGCGTCGGCGAGCGCGCGATCGCGGGTCACGGTCACGAAGCAGCCCAGCGCAGGGCCGAGCGCGTCGATGCGCGCGAGGTACGCCTCGGCGAGCTCCACCGGGGAGAGCTCGCGCGCCTGGATGCGGCGCGAGAGCGCCGCCACGCCGGAGAACAGGACGTCGTCGTCGAGGGCCATGGGCTACTCGCGCGGGCGCGCCGGGGCGGCGCGGAAGACGAAGGCCGGCTCGGCGTCGGCCCGGAGCGGGAACGCCCGGATGGCACCCGTGGCCTCGTCGGGCGCGGGGGCCGGCGCCGGCGGGGCGGCCGCCGCGGCAGGCGAGGACGCGGGGCCGCCGGAGCGCGCGGTGGCGCACCCGGCCGCGACGGCGGCGGGCGCGAGCGCGAGCACGCGCAGGAAGTCGCGGCGGGGGGTGCCCTGCGGACGTCGTGGGGAGCTGGGCATGCGGCTGTCTCTAGCAGATTTCGGGGGCGCGGCGGGGCGGCGGTGCCCGGTCGGGCGGGGGGGCGGAGACGGCCTGGCCGCGCGGGCCGCGCCGGGGCAGGATCCCGGGGTGCCGGAGCTGCCGGACATCGAGGTGTACGTCGAGGCGCTCGCGGCGCGGGTGCTGGGTCAGCCGCTGGAGCGCATCCGGCTGGGGAACCCCTTCCTGCTCCGCTCCGCAGACCCGCCGCTCGCGGAGGCGGAGGGGCGGCGCGTCGCCGCGGTGCGCCGGCAGGGCAAGCGCCTCGTCCTGGCGCTCGACGGCGACCTCCACCTGGCGCTGCACCTCATGATCGCGGGCCGGCTGCACTGGAAGGACCCCGGCGCGCGGCTCCCGGGGAAGGCGGGGCTGGCGGCGTTCGACTTCCCCAACGGCACGCTGGTCCTCACCGAGGCCGGCACGAAGCGGCGCGCCGCGCTCCACCTGGTGCGCGGCGCCGCGGCGCTCGCCGCGCTGGACCGCGGCGGCATCGAGCCGCTCGACGTGGACCTCGCCGCGTTCGCCGCCGCGCTCCGGCGCGAGAACCACACGCTGAAGCGCGCGCTGACGGATCCCTCGCTCTTCTCCGGCATCGGCAACGCCTACTCGGACGAGATCCTGCACCGGGCCCGCCTGTCGCCGGTCGCGCTGACGTCGCGGCTCGGCGACGCAGAGGTGGCGCGCCTGTTCGAGGCCACGCGCGAGGTGCTGACCGGCTGGACGGCGCGGCTCCGCGAGGAGGCGGGGAGCGGCTTCCCCGAGGGCGTCACCGCGTTCCGCGAGGGAATGGCCGTGCACGGACGGCACCGCCAGCCGTGCCCGGTGTGCGGCACCGCGGTGCAGCGGATCGTGCGCGCGGAGAACGAGGTGAACTACTGCCCGCGCTGCCAGACCGGCGGGCAGATCCTCTCGGACCGCTCCCTCGCCCGCCTGCTGAAGCACGACTGGCCACGGACGGTGGACGAGCTGGAGCGCAACCCGGCGCTCGGCCTCCGGCCCGCGCCGGGGCCGGCCGGGCCGCGATCCAGGGGGCCGCCGCGCCGTTCGTCGCGCTGACGCCCCGCGCCTGCGTCGAGTCCCACGCGCACGGTGCCACGCGCGCGACGCACCCGTGGACCGGAAGGCGACGGCCCGTCCGTGCGGAAGTGCCTGCAATCTGGTGGGGGCGGCTGCGCCCGAGACGCACTGCGGCAATGTGTCGGCGCACCTCGGGCGATGCGGGGTGCGGCATATTGCAAAAGATGCACCAATTGATCTGCGTCTCATTGACAGCGGATTTATTTTGGGATTTCCTCTTCGCCCCAATTCAAGCTCGTCGACTCCTACCGCCGCACCGAGGAGATCATGGCCTCCGACTTCACGCCCCCGCAGAACCCGCCCTCGTCGCCCGTTCCCAAGAAGAAGATCCGCCGGGAGGACGCGCTCGCGTACCACTCGT encodes:
- a CDS encoding amidase, translated to MALDDDVLFSGVAALSRRIQARELSPVELAEAYLARIDALGPALGCFVTVTRDRALADARAAEADLVAGRWRGPLHGVPYGLKDLVDTAGIRTTFGARPYADRAPERDATVARRLAEAGGVLLGKLSMIELAGGLGYHTGEAALNGPCRTPWDPTRWAGGSSSGAGAAVAAGLVPFAIGSETWGSITCPAAFCGVTGLRPTYGVLSRAGAMALSYTLDKLGPMARTAEDCALVLGVLSGVDPRDPTSIAPPPGLGNGKVRGGIPRGLRVAVLGFPEKPAVAPGARAAYEAAQAVLRDAGAILTPAALPDLPYEPLASFFIEAEAATAFEELIRSGRTRELADRSHATRKPDDYLPKGNPSDYVRAMRVRGEVQRALAGFFARYDLVLAPNLPYPPPRVTENFDAMFAFPDLLGAAGNLAGLPAVALPMGLVDGLPVSMQLVGAPLEEARVLAAAAVFQSRTDHHLARPKLARPSPPSARAGGHLSGPVTIR
- a CDS encoding DNA-formamidopyrimidine glycosylase family protein, which translates into the protein MPELPDIEVYVEALAARVLGQPLERIRLGNPFLLRSADPPLAEAEGRRVAAVRRQGKRLVLALDGDLHLALHLMIAGRLHWKDPGARLPGKAGLAAFDFPNGTLVLTEAGTKRRAALHLVRGAAALAALDRGGIEPLDVDLAAFAAALRRENHTLKRALTDPSLFSGIGNAYSDEILHRARLSPVALTSRLGDAEVARLFEATREVLTGWTARLREEAGSGFPEGVTAFREGMAVHGRHRQPCPVCGTAVQRIVRAENEVNYCPRCQTGGQILSDRSLARLLKHDWPRTVDELERNPALGLRPAPGPAGPRSRGPPRRSSR
- a CDS encoding helix-turn-helix transcriptional regulator produces the protein MPAASTPRLIRTLGHALVRGRSARIRVADGLPAGAAPHGPVDVLALAFDGAWRVAARERPATLRVLALDRIAAARATCRRAGPPPPDFDPLDFTRCAWLDGSGPARTVTVRLPAALAPLAPALLPGARCVPGSGDGAVLCHVRTSRPDLLSALTASLGAGPALDCESMPTATTRPPAARTSAQARLLGLATFILAQPGPVSRRRIYEAFPDDYAGSADAKEKKFSRDKRDLERLGFVLDREDVPGGDDQVGYFIDPRASALPPLELAPEEAAVVWTAGVSALRASDHPLRDELESALRKLLVGAKGLPPRAAAVEELAADGAPASGALLDKLVDAWERRRTVTLEYLRIATGEVVRRDVDVYGWGRRRGEWIFAGHCHLRDAERVFYLSRVRALKVNARRRDPYRIPATFDVRRWTRQQIWDYDVHPPREAVIRFRGSLARVAGQLLPAARLRPDAEGGRVARLEVRNLRGLVRQALAWGPEAELLEPAEGRAMAREMLATLAAALDGRSP
- a CDS encoding lysophospholipid acyltransferase family protein; this translates as MPQLSRSLYVPIAAVGYVFVLLILALALPIQAVLLALTVAFDRNRVVAGRFLRFVGVAITKTFPPWRLKLEGRWPGAGPYVVVANHQSMLDILLLSRMPREMKWVAKEELFKIPWVGTMLRMTGDIPVRRGDAESGGEALGKAKGYLARGMNVMMFPEGTRSAKGRMLPFKSGAFRLAIEAGVPVLPVAVSGTAHGMPKGGPWVRPCRGTARILAPVSVEGLKPEDAPKLRDLVRARIEEALATLPPA
- the rmuC gene encoding DNA recombination protein RmuC; its protein translation is MNALVPILVAALAVAAAVAALVALVPPRVAATVRALLADRLDAVERAQERLERTLREELGRGRAEAAQGTQRLREEVRASLGESLGRMGEATERRLDALRATVEQRLKVLQEENGARLEQMRATVDEKLQGTLEKRLGESFRLVSERLEAVQRGLGEMQTLANGVGDLKRVLANVKVRGTFGEVQLEALLEQLLAPEQLAKNVATRPGSGERVEFAIRLPGHDGARTEVLLPIDAKFPIEDYQRLVDASERGDAARVEEVSRALEVRVRGCARDIHDKYIAPPGTTDFALLYLPTEGLYAEVVRRPGLTEALQRDLQVVVAGPTTLAALLNSLQMGFRTLAIQKRSSEVWQVLGAVKTEFGKFGQVIEKVDRKLQEASTTLGTVATRSRAIQRRLRDVEALPAVDAAAHLPAIDPALEPVEDDVPA
- a CDS encoding WYL domain-containing protein gives rise to the protein MSEPYLRSLRRLLLLVPVAVRAARQGRGVPLDRAVEVTGARSVAELAADVESIRSLWVDPERAEDLVSLYVEDGEVHLVYAHELGRPVALSLSEGAVLLAALAPFEETAGKPVREASRKLRKAIPEPLRPEAEQLVRGLDVVLAPTGPWAGALEQAIAARVEVVLDYRAVGDGAVARRTVEPRALFHRDGQWYLAAWNVEKAHEHLYRLDRIAAVTTGARVFGPHRVSLARYAGRLYFESGAEREVTLRLTGVAARVARSNPALRIRERDDGSVSLAQRVTPGNYLAGAVLGWGGEATVEGPPDVREALRARVAELAARYAG